From the Helicobacter mustelae genome, the window GCGAGCTGGGGCTCATTTTTGCGGGAATTGCTGCGCACATGGGGCATTTGAATGTGTGGTTAGCAATTTTTATTGCGGGCCTTGGTGGATTTGCAGGAGATCAGATTTATTTTTACATTGGGCGCTACAACAAGGCCTATATCCAAAAAAAGCTCGTTTCTCAGCGTAGAAAACTAGCACTCGCGCACTTATTGCTACAAAAATATGGTTGGATGATTATTTTTATCCAGCGCTATATGTATGGAATGAGGACAATCATTCCTATTAGCATTGGTCTTACTCGCTATAGTGCTTTGAAATTTGCGCTTATCAATCTCATTAGTGCCTGGATTTGGTCTGCCATTACCATTTTGCTTGCCTGGGTATTAGGAGATCAAATTTTGGAAATTTTGAAATTATTCAAACAAAATCCCTTTATTATTGTAATTTTTGCAGTAATATTTTTTGGAGGCGTGATTTGGTATTTCAATCGTCACACCAAGAGGCTCAAAAGCCAAGAAGTTGAGGTAATGAGTCAAAATATTCAAGAAAGACTGGAGAAAGAGGAAGGAATATGAATATTTTATTAAAGGATGAAAAATTTGGTAAGAATAAGGCAGAAGCAAGGGTTGTTTTTGTCGTCAATAAGGAGCTC encodes:
- a CDS encoding DedA family protein, translated to MEKTIIQLWDKYVATWGYLILFLWSVLEGELGLIFAGIAAHMGHLNVWLAIFIAGLGGFAGDQIYFYIGRYNKAYIQKKLVSQRRKLALAHLLLQKYGWMIIFIQRYMYGMRTIIPISIGLTRYSALKFALINLISAWIWSAITILLAWVLGDQILEILKLFKQNPFIIVIFAVIFFGGVIWYFNRHTKRLKSQEVEVMSQNIQERLEKEEGI